One region of Marivirga arenosa genomic DNA includes:
- the prmA gene encoding 50S ribosomal protein L11 methyltransferase, with protein sequence MSYISLDVSCQEDFIEVFMAELAEIGFSTFQEKEDATGLMAYSEENQIIEASQIEELFAKYKEFTQASYQLGSVEKENWNEDWEKNYEPIEVEGKILVRASFHPPKEGFPFEIIVTPKMSFGTGHHETTYQMLNLMYEMDLKDSNILDAGCGTGILAIFGGLKEAKHLDAYDIDEWAVDNTKENFSFNSIDENSYNIWQGEVESIPNQQYDLILANINKNILLEDIQYLQKHLSDEAYLMLSGFYEKDVKDILNECDKYSLNLVKQSSRNKWSALLLKKNA encoded by the coding sequence ATGAGTTACATTTCATTGGATGTGAGTTGCCAAGAAGATTTCATAGAAGTTTTCATGGCGGAATTAGCTGAAATTGGTTTTTCTACTTTTCAAGAAAAGGAAGATGCTACTGGTTTAATGGCCTATTCTGAAGAAAATCAAATTATAGAAGCTTCTCAAATTGAGGAGCTTTTTGCAAAGTATAAAGAGTTTACGCAAGCTTCATATCAGCTAGGTAGTGTTGAAAAAGAAAACTGGAATGAAGACTGGGAAAAGAATTATGAACCTATCGAAGTAGAAGGAAAAATTTTGGTTCGTGCTAGTTTTCATCCTCCTAAAGAGGGTTTTCCTTTTGAAATAATTGTAACGCCTAAAATGTCTTTTGGAACCGGGCATCATGAGACGACCTACCAAATGCTTAATTTAATGTATGAGATGGATCTAAAGGATTCAAATATATTAGATGCGGGTTGTGGTACTGGAATATTAGCCATTTTTGGAGGTTTAAAGGAAGCTAAGCATTTAGATGCTTATGATATTGATGAATGGGCAGTTGATAATACAAAAGAGAATTTTTCGTTCAATTCTATTGATGAAAATAGCTATAATATTTGGCAAGGTGAGGTGGAAAGCATACCAAATCAGCAATACGACCTAATCCTTGCAAATATTAACAAAAACATATTACTAGAAGATATACAATATCTTCAGAAACATCTAAGCGATGAAGCTTATCTCATGTTAAGTGGGTTTTATGAGAAAGATGTTAAAGATATTTTAAATGAATGCGACAAATATTCATTAAATCTTGTTAAACAATCATCTAGGAATAAATGGTCAGCATTATTACTTAAGAAAAACGCATGA